GAAGAGCATCAGAAGGACAACTTCTCTCGTTGTGATTGTTGCCAGTGGGACAGGAGCTCTATGAGCTGAGGGAGGTAGAACAGGCCGGGAGAGATTTAGAGGTGTCCTTAAATTCCTGCCATTCGTGCATCTTTTAGACCAAGACCTCAGGTTACCAGAAGGTTTCTTttaacagacttttttttaaaacctgggaTCCATTAGTCCACCAAAACTCTCAGCATAAACTAGATGATCAGTTCTTGCCCAAAGGCCAGGGACCTGAAGGGATGGGCCACTGAACAAGCCTGTTCtagttgagaaaagaaaacaaaggaaacaagttTCAACGACAAGAGCATTTCAGATAATCAagggaaattaaaagagaaagcgGTCTTAAGGGAGGAACTTTGGAGGGATTCCCAAAGATATGTGTTGCTCCTTTGCGATATTCTTCCTTCATTCAATAAAGAGTTCATTCATGTGGTCATGGAAATTCATAAACTTGAAGAATCTTAAGAGCCGAGGAGAGCTTGGAGTTGACCCAGTGTAGGGTGTCCAGAAGAACACTGGAGACAAGGGGTATGCAGCTTCTGATCAAATGGCAGAAATTAATTACTTCTCTAGGAAGCCCATTCCATCTTTAGACTGTTCTAAATTTTAGAAACTCTCTCACAATACACTGAAATCCACCACCTTATACTTACATTCATTCTGTTCATTTCAACACATGTTAATTTGGGCACCTACTGTAAGGGCGTCAGGCTAGGCACTGCAGGAGTGTCAAACATGAGTAAAGCACGTCTTTGCTCTGGGGGGGACTTTCACTCTGTGAGGAACATAATTAACTAGACAGAAGACTAGATGTGTAAGTGATACAGACGTAAGTATCAAGAGAGCatagaggagggagagagatttgTGCCAGCTTGGGGAGGGCTTCatggaggaaacagaaataaacctGGGTCTTGAAAGACATATTCTGACAGTGTCCCTCTGGGGAGGAGGACATTCCAAGTGATAGGCACCCAGACCTTCACTGGGAACACTGAGCAGTCTTATGTGGCAGAAAAGTGAAATCATAGCTTATCCCCCACCCCTGATCTTGCAGGTCTTGGTTTCCTAAATGGTACTCAAGTCCACACAGCGGACCCGGGCAGAACAGTGACCATCGACTGTCCTTTCAGTTCTGAGAATTCTATGGAGATGAAGTCCGTGTACAAGAAGATAGGCCCAAACCGTATCCTAGTCACCGACTCCAATGGGTACGAGCACCCCGACTACAAAAACAGAGTCCGCCTCACTATTCAGGATACCAGCCAACTAGCGTTCAGCTTTGTCATCAACCAACTCAAGCTCAGCGATGCTGGGATGTATGTCTGCCAGGCTGGGGATGATTCCAGAGGGGATAAAAGCAATTTTGACCTCCGAGTGCTAAAGCCCGAGCCTGAGCTTGTTTATGGAGACCTGAGGGGCTCGGTGACCTTTGACTGTGCCCTGGGCCCCGAGGTGGCAAATCTGCCCAAATTTCTGTGCCGAGTGAACAATGATAAAGGCTGCAGAGTGGTCGTCAACACGCTGGGGAAGAGGGCACAGGACTTTGAAGGAAGGGTCTTGCTTATTTCCAAGGACAATCGCTCCTTCATGGTACATATCACCGGCCTGAGGAAAGAGGACGCAGGACATTACCTGTGCGGAGCCCACTCTGATGGTGAGCCTCAGGAAGGCTGGTCTACCCAGGCTTGGCAACTCTTTGTCAATGAAGGTGAGACttgaaagggggagaggggagaggtggCGTGGTCTGACAGGTGAGCGCCTAGCTCGCTCCCTGTGAGTCTATTCAATATTCATCAGTCAGTTAACAATATCTGCTCACGGACAAGCCCTGAACCAGATGCTCTGTGGACAGCTGTACAGGACAGCTAGAAAACACAGACTCTGCCTCATGTTACCTCCTAATTCTTCTTTTCTGTCATCAAAGGCCTTTTGATGGCTGTTCCTGAAAAGAAATAAGGATAATGCAGCTCCTGATTGAGGCAAGACAGTAGATTGTTGTCTGGGTTTCCGAGAGCCAAAGTGAGGACTTAACATGGAATCCCAGTGCCATGCAGGGCTTGCAGGGGCCATCTGTCCCTTCTCCCTGACCCGTAAGCAGGATAGCACCTCATGCCTCACACTCGGGTGGGAGAAAGGGTGGCTTATCTTGGTCCCAAAGCTTTCTTGGGAAGACAATGCCCATGCCTCTAAATTTTCCTCTCTTAGGGTTATTTGTTATTCAGCATGATCTGGACTACTTAGCTAGACTTTGGCGAGCCACCCACGTGGTGAAATACTTACATCCCTTCTCACCCAGAGCACTCTGCTGAGTTACCCTGCAGAGTAAATGTCACTGCCCGTGTGACTTCTAAGGGGCGCACACTTCTTGGCCATCATTTCTCTGTCAAGCTTGGGGTCCTTACCACATGCCTCAGCACCTTCAGTCGCCCAGGGTTCTCACTGAACCTCAGCATGAGCTTGGAGAAGGACCGTCTTTCTCTTTGAGACTGTCCTAAGGGTCCTCAACAATTAGACTTATCTCtaatatattgtttatattttaaatcatacctttctcaattttcttaatttggagaaaattcaTCTGCCTGTGTCTATGAGACAAGCTAATAAACACAAAAACTGATATTAAGGAAGAGTTTGTAAGAAGCCCAAAGAGAAGGGCTGATAGTCTCTCCTTAAACTCCTTGCAGTCTCTGCTCTGAATCGGTAGGGAAGAGAACGAGACGCCCTGACAAGTGGTGAAGATCACTGGGGTCTGGTTGGGTGGCCCCAGCTACAGTCTCTGTGACATAGGAAAGTCTTTCTCACTTTCTGAGGGAGTGAGGTGATTAGTCTAAACCTCACTCCTCACCCTGGCTGACACCATGGGGACGAGTCTGCTCAGACCACGTTGCCATCCTTTCCTCCCATCTCTGTCTGTGCTTCTAGAGACGACGATGCCCCGGATTCCCTCTGTGGTAAAGGGTGTGGTAGGCGGCTCTGTGGCTGTGCTCTGCCCCTACAACCCTAAGGACAGAGACAGCCTGAAGTACTTGTGTCACTGGGAAGAAGCTCAAACTGGCAGCTGCCCACAGCTGGTGAGCAGCGAGGGGCTGGTTCAGGAACAATACAAACAGTATGAGGGCAGGCTCGTACTGTACGAAGAGCCAGGCAATGGCACCTACACGGTCATACTCAACCAGCTGACCCCCCAGGATGCTGGCTTCTACTGGTGTCGGACCAGTGGTGATAGTCGCTGGTGGTCCACAGTGGAGCTCAAGATTGTCGAAGGTAAGAGCTGAACTGGGGCgagagggaagggaggcagcCCCGGACTCCTGCCGTCAGCTGCAGACTCACCCCCCAGacactcttcttcctccttcacccACCTCTATGCTGATGGGACAGACCTAGGAGAGAGCCCACAAGTGGAGAGCTCATGTTTTCATAACTAACAAGTACCCTTGCCTGCACAGACCCCACAATCTTCAGACTACCACACATGGCACTTTCTATCATCAAGAACATTGGCCTCTTTTAAGGTCTATAGGGTGTCAGCTGAAGTAGAACACAGCTCTTCATGTTGAGTATAGAAAAGAAGGGCCAGGAAAGCAAACTGAAGCCAGTGTGCAAGGTTCTATGTTTTATGATAGGCTGATCGCTTCATGGTGGTCATCCATAGTAATTATTACACAGGTGCGTAGTAACATTTCTTACGTATCCAGTATGATGTTATTCACAGTGCTGTCCGAAGAGGGACTGGGCTGTGGACACAAGTCCCCACCACCATCACTTCCCTGCAGCAGCAGTGACAACTTTTGTGCCtatttctctccccctccttgTTCCAGGAGAACCAAACCTCAAGGTACCCAAGAATGTCACTGCCTCGCTGGGAGAGACTCTCAAGCTCCCCTGCCACTTACCGTGCAAATTCTCCTCCTATGAGAAATACTGGTGCAAGTGGGGCAACAAAAGTTGCAAGGCGCTGCCCAGCCAAGACGAGGCCCCCAGGCAGGGCTCCGTGAGCTGCGATGGGAAGAACCAGCTCATCAACCTGATCCTGAACCCAGTCACCAAAGAGGATGAGGGCTGGTACTGGTGCGGGGTGAAGGACGGCCTCCGATTTGGAGAGACGATGGCTGTCCACGTGGAGGTCAAGGAGAGGGTAAAGGGTAAGTCTCCAAGGGCAAGGCCTGCACGCCCCCAGGGACCTCAGAGAAAGGGTCCTGTCTAATAGCTCTCCCTCGGGTTGGGGGTAGGGGGCCAGGTTTGGCTCTCAAATGCTGGGGTCAAAGGAGACTTAGCCTCATAGTACCATTTAGCCCTGCAAAAACAGCATCCCAAATAAACACACAacctaaggaaaaagaagagttgGTTTGCCATTTAACCTCAGCTTCAAGACCAGTCCCATAGTTGCCCCTTCAGACCATTTTAAGCCTTCCCTGTATGTAGAGATCTTTATATAGAAATTTCAAAGTCACTATCATATGCAGTACACTCTGCCAAAGCCTGCTCTCTCAAAAGAGGGCCAGATACCTTCAAATACAAGGTCTGATAAAGAAAGTTAAGACAACCTCTTCTAGCAAGCTTGCAttttaagcatcttttaaaaatgtcacatgAGATATTTTATCCCTAATGAGGGTATTTTTAGTCCCTCTGGAAGTGCTGTTTTGTCTGGGTCAGGTGGGTCTGGTTCATGTAGAGACCGAGAGCCAAGTTACCACCAGAGGGCAGCACTATGGCACCCAGCTCTATAGTCAGGAGGACTTCAGAAGAGTTTCAAAGCTGTGAAAAATCTTCCTGTCCCTAAATGATGGGTCAGCCCTTACACACAGTTGGATCTATGATATAGAGCCTTGTACATGGAAATTAATTTGACTTTAATGGGACAGAGGTCATTTGTGACAAACTAGAGGAGACCATCACTCCTCCCTTTCTAATGTCATCCTTGACCCTGCACTAACAGCTTTGAAATCTCACTCTGACTCCTCAGACTCCCTTACCTCAAGGACTGAAAACATAGATAAAGAGCCATAACTCAGCCCGCTCTGCTCTCAACAGGGTCCAAAGATGTCAGCCAAGTGAATGCTGCTCCGGGCAAGAAGGTAATAGAGCCGGGGTCCAAAGATGTCAGCCAAGTGAATGCTGCTCCGGGCAAGAAGGTGATAGAGCCGGGGTCCAAAGATGTCAGCCAACTGAATGCTGCTCCGGGCAAGGAGGTGATAGATCCTCATGTCAGGAAGATTGAGAACAAAGTCATTCAGGATTCCAGCCTTTTTGCGGAGGACAGAGCAGTGAAGAATCCTGCAGATTCAGCTGGTGGAAGCAGACCATCTGAAGACCCTGGCAGGTGAGGAAAAATCCAGGGCTTCCCACTCGGACAATATCCCAGAGGCCAAGTACCTGAGGCTGGGCCACCAGGTCTCAGCAGGAGAGCCTATCGGCCTCCTGATAATGCCGACAGCCCTCACTGCCTCTGCTTCTGCTCGGGAGGGGCCAGTGGTgctctctgcctttctcccagGGCTGGGGTGCTGTTTGCCATCCAATTCAATTTCCTAGGCCTGGGATGCAGAGCAGACCCATCCTTGCCTTTGCCATGTCTGGGAATGCTTCTTAGAAGAGTAGAGCCAGAGGGCTGTACCAGGAGGAGGGAGTGGATTAGCCTGGAAGGAAGAAGTAGCCAGAGCCAACCTGCCAGCCCCTCATGGGATCCCCAGGTTTCTCATTCCAGTGACTAACTCAGCCTTTCTTCCAGCTCTTCAGGTCAAGGAGGGAGCTCCAAAGTGCTAATCTCCACCCTGGTGCCCCTGGCCCTGGTGCTGGCACTAGGGGCTCTGGCCGTGGGAGTGGTTAGAGCCCGGCACAGGAGGAACGTTGGTGAGCCCCCAGatgctccctgcctcccacctccaaCCCGTTGGGGGTAGGGGGTGCTACCATGGTCCCTGCTCTTTTTAGGCTCAAGAAAGTGTTCTGGGAAAGCCAGGTGGGGAAAGATAAGCCCATAGGTACCCACAATTTACATTAAGTGCTGCTATCCAAATGCTGTCTCTGGAGGGCCATCCATGATTGCTCAGGGTCTAAGTTCAGAGGCAGggctgccaggaagaggagagcagGGTGCTGGGGGACTGCACTTCCAGCCTAGTTTGTGAACtaattggctgtgtgactttgggtccCCATTTcatgcctcggtttcctcatggCTCAAGTAAGGCTCAAAGGGCTGATGTGAGAAGCCAGAGTAATAAAGAGAGATCTTGGATTCTTGAGTCTTGATTATCTGTGAAAAGGGACTGGGGAGAAAACTCAGAGCATTTCCAGTCTGCTTTGGGTCATAGTCAGAGGTGAGCAACCAGAGGACCTCCCCCTCCTTCAGCTGTCTTGTGGGGCTCCCTCTGAGTGTAAAAGCATGTCCTGTTCTCATATGTCCCCAATCCCATCCCTGCACCAACTCCTCTTTCCCCTGGACAGACCGGGTTTCAATTAGAAGCTACAGGACAGACATTAGCATGTCGGACTTTGAGAACTCCAGGGACTTTGGAGCCAATGACAACATGGGAGCCTCTTCGGTCACTCAGGAGACATCTCTCGGAGGAAAAGATGGTACGTCCCTCATTCAAGGGGATGCCTGACCCCTGGGAGAGCAAGAATTAGAACTGACTCTGTGTCTGGGGTGGGAATACGAGACCAGTGAAGGTTAACACACCCCCTCTCTTCACACAGAGTTCACGGCCACCACGGAGAACACCGTGGAGATGGAAGAACCCAAGAAGGCAAAGAGGGTAAGgatgaggaaggagaaggaagtcTCACTTGCATTACAAGGAAATATAGCATGAGGGATCGCAGTTAGACTACAGGAAAAACTACCTCAAAGTCAGGGCTGATATCAGAACAGGGAAGGTAGTGTAAACAATGTTCAGGAGAAATGTTTGAGGGCAAGACGTATCTTCCTGGTTGCGGTATTGATGTGGTTGGGGCAGAGGTAGGAGGTGGGCTGTGTTTATAGGCTGTAAACatgcaggagggagagagactgggagaggaggaaggcaaGTAAGATTCAGCCAAAGGATGGGAAGGTCAAATATCAAATGCTGGTGATTAAGTGGGTGCTCCTCCTCCTGGGCTGTGAGGCCCATGAACTTCAAGTCACCCACCCTCCCTTGAGCGCTTGCTCAGGACCAGGCTTTTGCCAGGGCCTGGAAGACATTTGCTGGTGGTGGACAACTTGATAGTCACTAGAAGTTCCTCTCCACCCAACCAAGTGCTACACTACTTAAAATCCTGCCAGGAGTGATTCCTGCCTTTGGGTCACATATTATCCTCTCCTGTGCCTCCCTAATCCCAAGGCAGTAACATCTGTTATCATAtctaccctccctccctcacagaAGCAGAGACCCCTGCATTTGGAACAATTAGACAGTCTTCTCCTCTAGCCTTGGGTTGTGTCTCTGGGcttctggagaaagaaaaacataaaccaCTGTGGTTGATGCTAGCCTAGACCCCCTTTGCCCTCATGAAATGTGTGGGCAGAGCTTCCGGGGACAGGCCCAGGCAACAGAGGTGGTTCCACTCCATGTGTTGGAAGGAGGTAGTGAGACAGAGGGAGATATTTTTAGAAGttgttactttctgtttcttaaaattagtCCCTTTTGGTGAGGATGGGGCTGTAATAAGAATAGCGGGTCAACACAGGCGTGGGTCGCTTGGGCCAAGATCAAGAATTAGGATATTTAACGTGTCGTCTCCCTCCGACCCCCACCTGCTGAGCCAATGCTCTGAGCACTGACTCCTCTTCTGTTGCTCCCTCAGTCCTCCAAGGAGGAAGCTGACATGGCCTACACTGCCTACCTGCTCCAGGCCAACAACATGGCGGCCAACGTCCAGGATGGCCCCAGTGAAGCCTAGGCTGAACGCCAGCTGCCTCCTCCTAACACCCTTGACAATCACCTTCAGAATCACGTTGATCTTCAAGGCCCTCAGCTTCGGGGGCTCCACTGCCTGCACTCACAGTCCACGAAGGCTTTTCCTACTTGTCCTCAGAGTGTCCCCTGGTCCCGCCTCAATGGCATCCAAGCCTGGCCTCATTGTTCCTATTGAGGGTGAGGTGATGTGAGGAGTTCTCACCTGCAGTTTATTTCTAATGAGAAAATCTAAGGTGTGGCAGGAAAATTGAGGTCTTAGAGGGGCCTTGCCAAAAGAAGAAAGACCCAGAGGGTGGGGAGATAATTTTAGAAAGTGGGGCCATTCAGGGCTCCTTTGAACTCTTATTATGGGATTTCAATAGGATGCTCCTCCCGACTCCACCCTTCTGTCTCTCATTGTCTCCCTCCTTTCcatcctctcttcttttttccttcattgaaaATGCATATTTGAATCTTCACCAGAATCCAGGTGCTCTACTAGACATGGGGACAGAGGCCGCACACCCAGCCTGCAGCCTTTCTGTAAACATCACTGAGTCCTTGGAAGACATAGCCTCCTGGTGTATTTATACTAACTACAACGTGAAACTCTCATCAGATGTACTCGCCTCTGCCCATATTGGGAGAAATCATAAAATGCCTGGAACTCTGAGGCCTTAGGGATCATGTATCATACACGGGCATACACACAACGAATCACAAACACACATTCTCACCATGTTACAGCTGTGAGAAAATTGATGTCCTGAGAGGTGTGGAGGTGTGCTCAAGGACACCAAGTAATGTACCCCAGTGTCAGAACTAGATTTGGTGTCTCCTGTCCTTTTGTCCAGGGATCTACAAGAGCCCCTGCTCTCTTGGTGGAGGCAGAGTTCtagaaaaaggaggagggggagggaaaaatgTAACTGGAGACTGGTTTTTCACAGGCCCCACCTCAGGGAATACAACTCTTTCCCTTTCTGTCACTCACATGGAcctaagagaataaaataatggtCAAGCACTCGTAGCCCCTCTATTTGAAGAGTTctgagtagaaggaaagaaaagaaggtatTTGATGGTGCCAAGAAGGGGCTGATCCCCAGAGAGCTAAGGTTTAAGGTCTTTTTCCCTCTGAGCTCTGTACCTCCACAAGCTGGCGCTTGCTAACAAATCAGTAATGTaacttaataataattaaagacCATGATTGTCACCGAGGAGGCTCAGACTGCCTTTGTCCTCCATACTTCTGTTTCCCAGAGAACCCTTTCAGAGCAGTTTGCTTTGGTTCCACTGTCAGGTACCCCAGGACATTTGTCTAAACCACAGTTTCCTCCATCTCCAACACTGAGCTGAGGGGGGACTGGGAGACTGCCTCCAAGTGGGACCAAGATTATCTTCAATAAAAGAATAGTTTGGGGTCTACACCAATGATCAAACCCCTAAAGCTTGTGTAAATAAGAGTAAGTATGACTATTTATAATAGAATAAACTAAAAGCAGGTATAACCAGTGCTCCTCTTaagtatctaaaaaaaaaatcttggtaaaAACATCCATGGAATACTTGACCTTGAATCTCACACCTTCCTGGGTACCCTCCAAGATCAAAAGGCTGTTAATCAAAACAAGTAACCAAATGAGTAAACTCCCTTCATAGGAATACCATGTAGAAGCTAGTTAAAGGATAACTTGGATTTTAGATGACTTAGTGCCCAGTCCTGAGTTGATCCAAAGTCTCTTGGGGGACCGTGATTAGATAAAGGACTCTCTTGTCTACTAAGGCCATTCCTGGGTTCTGGCGCTAAACCTCGTCATACCCTATAAGACCCCAACCCACCCCAGACTCCTCCTCAGGGCCTCTGTCTGTGGACAATTCTCTCTGGGAGAGAGTTCTTCTCAGCCTTCTATCCTGCCTGAGGTGGGGAAGAACCTTTACTTGAACATAATGCTTCTGGTGCCACGTACTTCCTAAGTCTGTCCTTGACACGACTCAGACTTCAGTCTTCCTTGGTGTCCCCTCCAGTCCCACCAACTGCAGTGCCCAGTCCTGATTTTTGGGCTCCTCCCCAGCCAGGAGAGGTGGTCATCAGGCACATTTCTCTGTTCTCTACAAAGTGGATGCATATCTAGCTTCTCCTGGAATGAGAGCAAATCATTCCAGGAGAACCAAGATTACAAGGTGTGTCTGAACCTGTCATGGTTGTACCCCAGGGAAGCTGCTCTCTGACCTACCAAAGGATCATGGATGAGGCAGAAGGATGAAGGCACAGCTTCTGTATTAATGCCGGTAAGCTGCAAGCCAATCCTGAGCTCATGCAGCCTATCCCAGTCCCTAGAATCAAAGGCTAAGAAGTGTCACTAAAGCTGTAGACAATCTTTCATTATTCTTGATTGACATTATCAATAGGTGATAGCAAGTATAATACTGTACTGCCCAAAGTCCACCTGCTCCTTATGCTGCATATTGGACAAAGAAACCCTTCTGATGCATAGCCAACATGGGATATCTAATACGTTAAAAGTGACCATTGCGGGGGGGTGTATTAATACTTTTCAAgaactgctgtaacaaagtaccacaaactaggtggcttaaaacagcagtaatttattctctcaccattctggaagctagaagtctgaa
This DNA window, taken from Rhinolophus ferrumequinum isolate MPI-CBG mRhiFer1 chromosome 22, mRhiFer1_v1.p, whole genome shotgun sequence, encodes the following:
- the PIGR gene encoding polymeric immunoglobulin receptor isoform X2, which codes for MQEPSAMMLPFLACLLAVFPVVSMKSPIFGPQEVSRLEGGSASIKCYYPATSVNRHSRKYWCRQGARGRCTTLISSDRYVSKDYEGRANLTNFPESNSFVVDIGHLTQNDSGRYKCGLGITNQGLFFDVSLDVSPGLGFLNGTQVHTADPGRTVTIDCPFSSENSMEMKSVYKKIGPNRILVTDSNGYEHPDYKNRVRLTIQDTSQLAFSFVINQLKLSDAGMYVCQAGDDSRGDKSNFDLRVLKPEPELVYGDLRGSVTFDCALGPEVANLPKFLCRVNNDKGCRVVVNTLGKRAQDFEGRVLLISKDNRSFMVHITGLRKEDAGHYLCGAHSDGEPQEGWSTQAWQLFVNEETTMPRIPSVVKGVVGGSVAVLCPYNPKDRDSLKYLCHWEEAQTGSCPQLVSSEGLVQEQYKQYEGRLVLYEEPGNGTYTVILNQLTPQDAGFYWCRTSGDSRWWSTVELKIVEGEPNLKVPKNVTASLGETLKLPCHLPCKFSSYEKYWCKWGNKSCKALPSQDEAPRQGSVSCDGKNQLINLILNPVTKEDEGWYWCGVKDGLRFGETMAVHVEVKERVKGSKDVSQVNAAPGKKVIEPGSKDVSQLNAAPGKEVIDPHVRKIENKVIQDSSLFAEDRAVKNPADSAGGSRPSEDPGSSSGQGGSSKVLISTLVPLALVLALGALAVGVVRARHRRNVDRVSIRSYRTDISMSDFENSRDFGANDNMGASSVTQETSLGGKDEFTATTENTVEMEEPKKAKRSSKEEADMAYTAYLLQANNMAANVQDGPSEA
- the PIGR gene encoding polymeric immunoglobulin receptor isoform X1, whose product is MQEPSAMMLPFLACLLAVFPVVSMKSPIFGPQEVSRLEGGSASIKCYYPATSVNRHSRKYWCRQGARGRCTTLISSDRYVSKDYEGRANLTNFPESNSFVVDIGHLTQNDSGRYKCGLGITNQGLFFDVSLDVSPGLGFLNGTQVHTADPGRTVTIDCPFSSENSMEMKSVYKKIGPNRILVTDSNGYEHPDYKNRVRLTIQDTSQLAFSFVINQLKLSDAGMYVCQAGDDSRGDKSNFDLRVLKPEPELVYGDLRGSVTFDCALGPEVANLPKFLCRVNNDKGCRVVVNTLGKRAQDFEGRVLLISKDNRSFMVHITGLRKEDAGHYLCGAHSDGEPQEGWSTQAWQLFVNEETTMPRIPSVVKGVVGGSVAVLCPYNPKDRDSLKYLCHWEEAQTGSCPQLVSSEGLVQEQYKQYEGRLVLYEEPGNGTYTVILNQLTPQDAGFYWCRTSGDSRWWSTVELKIVEGEPNLKVPKNVTASLGETLKLPCHLPCKFSSYEKYWCKWGNKSCKALPSQDEAPRQGSVSCDGKNQLINLILNPVTKEDEGWYWCGVKDGLRFGETMAVHVEVKERVKGSKDVSQVNAAPGKKVIEPGSKDVSQVNAAPGKKVIEPGSKDVSQLNAAPGKEVIDPHVRKIENKVIQDSSLFAEDRAVKNPADSAGGSRPSEDPGSSSGQGGSSKVLISTLVPLALVLALGALAVGVVRARHRRNVDRVSIRSYRTDISMSDFENSRDFGANDNMGASSVTQETSLGGKDEFTATTENTVEMEEPKKAKRSSKEEADMAYTAYLLQANNMAANVQDGPSEA